One window from the genome of [Clostridium] celerecrescens 18A encodes:
- a CDS encoding threonine/serine exporter family protein — MNDKLLVETAVLAGEIMLVSGAEIYRVENTIDHILRKAGRNTAEAIVFSTGIFASLNDPAIEAITVARRVTVRSTNLNRVYLVNDVSRMLCEDRMTVEEAYGRLKEIQDSVQYGRRLKDIGIMGVAVFFTLLLGGGARDCLAAAVTGISLAAAMEVSARIRLNDFCANGLCAFLIAVTTLFIGQWLMPGIKSDIIIIGAIMPLVPGVIFTTAIRDTLNGDYASGTARIMEAVVIALAVAAGVGAGMGLFQWMTGGLSW, encoded by the coding sequence ATGAATGATAAGCTGCTTGTGGAAACTGCGGTTCTGGCAGGTGAGATCATGCTGGTAAGCGGTGCGGAAATTTACAGGGTGGAGAATACCATTGATCACATTTTACGAAAGGCAGGCAGGAATACTGCGGAAGCCATAGTTTTTTCTACAGGGATTTTTGCGTCCCTTAATGACCCCGCCATTGAGGCAATAACCGTAGCGAGAAGGGTTACGGTAAGATCCACCAACTTAAACAGAGTTTACCTGGTCAATGATGTTTCCAGAATGCTGTGTGAGGACCGTATGACGGTGGAGGAAGCCTATGGGAGATTGAAGGAGATACAGGATTCGGTTCAGTACGGGCGGAGACTAAAGGACATTGGAATCATGGGAGTGGCAGTATTTTTCACTCTGCTTTTGGGGGGAGGGGCGAGAGACTGCCTGGCGGCGGCTGTGACTGGAATATCCTTAGCAGCAGCCATGGAGGTTTCCGCAAGGATCAGGCTTAATGATTTCTGTGCCAATGGGTTATGCGCATTCTTAATTGCAGTCACCACTCTTTTTATTGGACAGTGGCTTATGCCGGGAATCAAAAGTGACATCATTATTATCGGAGCAATCATGCCTCTGGTTCCCGGTGTTATATTTACTACGGCGATCCGGGATACCTTAAATGGTGACTATGCCTCGGGAACGGCAAGAATCATGGAGGCGGTAGTGATCGCACTTGCAGTAGCTGCAGGCGTGGGAGCGGGCATGGGCTTATTTCAGTGGATGACAGGAGGGCTGTCATGGTAG